In Colletotrichum higginsianum IMI 349063 chromosome 3, whole genome shotgun sequence, a genomic segment contains:
- a CDS encoding Glycosyl hydrolase has protein sequence MLQPSSDDGTMKKIEVGGNRVTLTPNKPDTSYFYSKTACTNAQAKGYGGISFRIKASSGTTFGVQLASATTCSGEDTSFGFQTTRELGWTFDGTEKLYSLPFSKFTTIDLSKVSSILFTTLSGPVQFGPMAFYCGTTPSEYIVKTLPLTSTSVSTVAAPRGTAAAKLIDDFSAQNLNSLGQWHGGDNDAAVTWVKGKVTLKAPDADFAYYTQFENTCADITAYDGSYLHIAYSGSNKFTIAMQQHNSQCNEAIAPFPETWDSLEAARYATGNNIYIPMSHFNIVRSRVVGLAFKGFYTNEAVTLTKIQIVSSVPDNVHIPSKLPSGNLVFACKRPNSIAFAIDDGDPTYAQEVMEVIRSENIKVTFFTVGAPLRDPSTNLSNIYQDMMTQGHQMALHSYTHPKMEGLPNNDAIAWEYKQDIDAVSDMFNGLKTKYFRPPFGNEGARMRQQLVSTTGNSDAYIVNWNIDVEDWLWATSSQPEKQLEAFQRDLEKARSNT, from the coding sequence ATGCTGCAGCCTAGCAGTGACGATGGAacgatgaagaagatcgAGGTCGGAGGCAACAGGGTCACCTTGACCCCTAACAAACCGGACACGTCCTACTTCTACAGTAAGACTGCTTGCACAAACGCCCAGGCAAAGGGGTATGGCGGCATCTCCTTCCGCATCAAGGCCAGCAGCGGGACAACGTTTGGAGTTCAGCTGGCATCGGCAACAACTTGTAGCGGCGAGGACACGAGCTTTGGTTTCCAGACCACCCGCGAGCTTGGATGGACATTCGACGGCACCGAGAAGCTTTACAGTCTGCCTTTCTCCAAGTTTACCACGATCGACTTGTCCAAGGTGTCTTCAATCTTGTTCACTACACTTTCTGGCCCTGTTCAATTCGGCCCGATGGCGTTTTATTGCGGTACCACGCCTTCCGAGTACATTGTCAAGACGTTACCGTTGACTAGCACTTCGGTATCGACTGTTGCTGCCCCTAGAGGCACAGCCGCAGCCAAGCTCATCGACGACTTTTCAGCCCAGAACCTAAATTCCCTCGGACAGTGGCATGGCGGGGACAACGACGCTGCAGTCACATGGGTAAAGGGCAAGGTGACCCTCAAGGCGCCGGATGCCGACTTCGCCTACTACACCCAATTCGAGAACACTTGTGCCGACATAACTGCCTACGATGGTTCCTACCTGCACATCGCATACTCGGGGAGCAACAAGTTCACGATTGCCATGCAACAACACAACTCACAGTGTAACGAGGCGATTGCACCTTTCCCAGAGACTTGGGACTCACTTGAGGCGGCCCGTTATGCTACCGGTAACAACATATACATCCCCATGTCGCATTTCAACATCGTTCGCTCCCGAGTGGTTGGTTTGGCCTTCAAGGGCTTCTACACAAACGAGGCTGTCACTCTGACCAAGATCCAAATTGTCTCGTCCGTGCCGGACAATGTCCACATCCCAAGCAAGCTGCCGTCCGGcaacctcgtcttcgcctgCAAGCGCCCCAACTCGATTGCGTTTGCcatcgatgacggcgaccCAACCTACGCGCAGGAGGTCATGGAGGTCATCCGATCCGAGAATATCAAAGTCACCTTCTTCACCGTCGGCGCGCCACTGAGAGACCCCTCCACGAATTTGAGCAACATCTATCAGGACATGATGACGCAAGGGCATCAGATGGCTCTGCACAGCTACACTCATCCCAAAATGGAGGGTCTGCCGAATAACGATGCAATTGCCTGGGAATACAAGCAGGACATTGACGCTGTATCGGACATGTTCAATGGTCTCAAAACAAAGTACTTTCGACCGCCATTTGGAAACGAGGGTGCTCGGATGCGCCAGCAATTGGTTTCGACAACTGGCAACAGCGACGCAT